In Rhinolophus ferrumequinum isolate MPI-CBG mRhiFer1 chromosome 18, mRhiFer1_v1.p, whole genome shotgun sequence, a genomic segment contains:
- the FZR1 gene encoding fizzy-related protein homolog isoform X2 — protein MDQDYERRLLRQIVIQNENTMPCVTEMRRTLTPANSPVSSPSKHGDRFIPSRAGANWSVNFHRINENEKSPSQNRKAKDATSDNGKDGLAYSALLKNELLGAGIEKVQDPQTEDRRLQPSTPEKKGLFTYSLSTKRSSPDDGNDVSPYSLSPVSNKSQKLLRSPRKPTRKISKIPFKVLDAPELQDDFYLNLVDWSSLNVLSVGLGTCVYLWSACTSQVTRLCDLSVEGDSVTSVGWSERGNLVAVGTHKGFVQIWDAAAGKKLSMLEGHTARVGALAWNADQLSSGSRDRMILQRDIRTPPLQSERRLQGHRQEVCGLKWSTDHQLLASGGNDNKLLVWNHSSLSPVQQYTEHLAAVKAIAWSPHQHGLLASGGGTADRCIRFWNTLTGQPLQCIDTGSQVCNLAWSKHANELVSTHGYSQNQILVWKYPSLTQVAKLTGHSYRVLYLAMSPDGEAIVTGAGDETLRFWNVFSKTRSTKESVSVLNLFTRIR, from the exons ATGGACCAGGACTACGAGCGGCGCCTCCTCCGGCAGATTGTCATCCAAAATGAGAACACGATGCCATGT GTCACAGAGATGCGGCGGACCCTGACACCTGCCAACTCCCCCGTGTCCTCCCCCAGCAAGCATGGGGACCGCTTCATCCCCTCAAGAGCCGGTGCCAACTGGAGCGTGAATTTCCACAGGATCAAT GAAAATGAGAAGTCTCCCAGCCAGAACCGGAAAGCCAAGGATGCCACCTCGGACAATGGCAAAG ATGGCCTGGCCTACTCGGCCCTGCTGAAGAACGAGCTGCTGGGAGCTGGCATCGAGAAGGTACAGGACCCGCAGACGGAGGACCGCAGGCTGCAGCCGTCCACACCCGAGAAGAAGGGCCTCTTCACG TATTCCCTCAGCACCAAGCGCTCGAGCCCTGACGATGGCAACGACGTGTCTCCCTATTCCTTATCCCCCGTCAGCAACAAAAG TCAGAAGTTACTGCGATCGCCACGGAAACCCACCCGCAAGATCTCCAAGATCCCCTTCAAGGTCCTGGATGCTCCCGAGCTGCAGGACGACTTCTACCTGAATCTGGTGGATTGGTCCTCTCTCAACGTGCTCAGCGTCGGGCTGGGCACCTGTGTGTACCTGTGGAGTGCCTGCACCAGCCAG gtgACCCGACTCTGCGACCTCTCAGTGGAAGGGGACTCGGTGACCTCCGTGGGCTGGTCTGAGCGG GGGAACCTGGTGGCCGTGGGCACGCACAAAGGCTTCGTGCAGATCTGGGACGCAGCCGCAGGGAAGAAGCTGTCCATGCTAGAAGGGCACACGGCACGTGTCG GGGCGCTGGCCTGGAACGCCGACCAGCTCTCGTCTGGGAGCCGGGACCGCATGATCCTACAGAGGGACATCCGCACCCCACCTCTGCAGTCGGAGCGGCGGCTGCAGGGCCACCGGCAGGAGGTGTGTGGGCTCAAGTGGTCCACGGACCACCAGCTCCTCGCCTCGGGGGGCAACGACAACAAG CTGCTGGTCTGGAACCACTCGAGCCTGAGCCCCGTGCAGCAGTACACAGAGCACTTGGCGGCCGTGAAGGCCATCGCCTGGTCCCCGCACCAGCACGGGCTGCTGGCGTCCGGCGGTGGCACAGCTGACCGCTGCATCCGCTTCTGGAACACACTCACGGGGCAGCCACTGCAGTGCATCGACACGGGCTCCCAGGTGTGCAACCTGGCCTGGTCCAAGCACGCCAACGAGCTG GTGAGCACGCATGGCTACTCGCAGAACCAGATCCTGGTCTGGAAGTACCCGTCCCTGACCCAGGTGGCCAAGCTGACCGGACACTCCTACCGGGTCCTGTACCTG GCCATGTCCCCTGATGGAGAGGCCATCGTTACTGGTGCTGGAGATGAAACCCTGAGGTTCTGGAATGTCTTTAGCAAAACCCGTTCAACAAAG GAGTCCGTGTCTGTCCTCAACCTCTTCACCAGGATCCGGTAA
- the FZR1 gene encoding fizzy-related protein homolog isoform X1 — protein MDQDYERRLLRQIVIQNENTMPCVTEMRRTLTPANSPVSSPSKHGDRFIPSRAGANWSVNFHRINENEKSPSQNRKAKDATSDNGKDGLAYSALLKNELLGAGIEKVQDPQTEDRRLQPSTPEKKGLFTYSLSTKRSSPDDGNDVSPYSLSPVSNKSQKLLRSPRKPTRKISKIPFKVLDAPELQDDFYLNLVDWSSLNVLSVGLGTCVYLWSACTSQVTRLCDLSVEGDSVTSVGWSERGNLVAVGTHKGFVQIWDAAAGKKLSMLEGHTARVGALAWNADQLSSGSRDRMILQRDIRTPPLQSERRLQGHRQEVCGLKWSTDHQLLASGGNDNKLLVWNHSSLSPVQQYTEHLAAVKAIAWSPHQHGLLASGGGTADRCIRFWNTLTGQPLQCIDTGSQVCNLAWSKHANELVSTHGYSQNQILVWKYPSLTQVAKLTGHSYRVLYLAMSPDGEAIVTGAGDETLRFWNVFSKTRSTKVKWESVSVLNLFTRIR, from the exons ATGGACCAGGACTACGAGCGGCGCCTCCTCCGGCAGATTGTCATCCAAAATGAGAACACGATGCCATGT GTCACAGAGATGCGGCGGACCCTGACACCTGCCAACTCCCCCGTGTCCTCCCCCAGCAAGCATGGGGACCGCTTCATCCCCTCAAGAGCCGGTGCCAACTGGAGCGTGAATTTCCACAGGATCAAT GAAAATGAGAAGTCTCCCAGCCAGAACCGGAAAGCCAAGGATGCCACCTCGGACAATGGCAAAG ATGGCCTGGCCTACTCGGCCCTGCTGAAGAACGAGCTGCTGGGAGCTGGCATCGAGAAGGTACAGGACCCGCAGACGGAGGACCGCAGGCTGCAGCCGTCCACACCCGAGAAGAAGGGCCTCTTCACG TATTCCCTCAGCACCAAGCGCTCGAGCCCTGACGATGGCAACGACGTGTCTCCCTATTCCTTATCCCCCGTCAGCAACAAAAG TCAGAAGTTACTGCGATCGCCACGGAAACCCACCCGCAAGATCTCCAAGATCCCCTTCAAGGTCCTGGATGCTCCCGAGCTGCAGGACGACTTCTACCTGAATCTGGTGGATTGGTCCTCTCTCAACGTGCTCAGCGTCGGGCTGGGCACCTGTGTGTACCTGTGGAGTGCCTGCACCAGCCAG gtgACCCGACTCTGCGACCTCTCAGTGGAAGGGGACTCGGTGACCTCCGTGGGCTGGTCTGAGCGG GGGAACCTGGTGGCCGTGGGCACGCACAAAGGCTTCGTGCAGATCTGGGACGCAGCCGCAGGGAAGAAGCTGTCCATGCTAGAAGGGCACACGGCACGTGTCG GGGCGCTGGCCTGGAACGCCGACCAGCTCTCGTCTGGGAGCCGGGACCGCATGATCCTACAGAGGGACATCCGCACCCCACCTCTGCAGTCGGAGCGGCGGCTGCAGGGCCACCGGCAGGAGGTGTGTGGGCTCAAGTGGTCCACGGACCACCAGCTCCTCGCCTCGGGGGGCAACGACAACAAG CTGCTGGTCTGGAACCACTCGAGCCTGAGCCCCGTGCAGCAGTACACAGAGCACTTGGCGGCCGTGAAGGCCATCGCCTGGTCCCCGCACCAGCACGGGCTGCTGGCGTCCGGCGGTGGCACAGCTGACCGCTGCATCCGCTTCTGGAACACACTCACGGGGCAGCCACTGCAGTGCATCGACACGGGCTCCCAGGTGTGCAACCTGGCCTGGTCCAAGCACGCCAACGAGCTG GTGAGCACGCATGGCTACTCGCAGAACCAGATCCTGGTCTGGAAGTACCCGTCCCTGACCCAGGTGGCCAAGCTGACCGGACACTCCTACCGGGTCCTGTACCTG GCCATGTCCCCTGATGGAGAGGCCATCGTTACTGGTGCTGGAGATGAAACCCTGAGGTTCTGGAATGTCTTTAGCAAAACCCGTTCAACAAAGGTAAAGTGG GAGTCCGTGTCTGTCCTCAACCTCTTCACCAGGATCCGGTAA